The following DNA comes from Solea senegalensis isolate Sse05_10M linkage group LG10, IFAPA_SoseM_1, whole genome shotgun sequence.
GGAACCAGTCACTGCTTGTCATCCACTGCTCCCATTGGAGCCAATGATGGGGCCGACACACCTTTGTCTGATGAAGAGCTTGATAAGGATTTTGAAGTGGAGTATATGTGTAAAGAGACCTACGATATGGTGTGTAAAGAGAATCGGTCATCATATGTTGAATTCCCCCCCATTGAACCCTCTGAGCCCCCGTCCTTCTCCAGCTATGTGTCCTCTAGTCACTCTGAGGCTTTTGATCACTCCACCAGTTCAGATGCTCGAGGAAATTCCAACATGGACGCAGCAGCTAACAACTCCACCTCCCCATCCTCTGATCCAGGGATTGCAGATATGAACCAGCAGGGTTACATGACGTCAGACCAGGACAAAGATCTCAGTTCTCCGGGCTCTGACTCTGACCTTGAAGGGGAGCTGGAGGCAGCATTTGCCTGCGGAGGTCCTGTAGTTTCCAACATGATCTCCTCTATTTCAGAGACAGAGCTGGACCTTACTAGTgatgacagcagcagtggacgTTCATCTCATCTCACCAACTCCATTGAGGAAGCTAGCTCACCCACATCAGACCAGGAACTGGACCCAGATACAGAGTTAGAGCAAGACAGTGGTATTGTTGGACTGAAAGCCTCTCTACTTCTTGGCCAGCCTGACCCAATCAAAGAAGGATCTCGTCTACCATCCCCATCGCCTCTACCCTCACCCACAATTGCCACACCATCTCCTGTTGACTCACCCATCCTACCCCCTGAGTCTTACGATGATGGCCAAGCTCTGATGGGGCTGCACAATGTGGATGATGAGCTGTCCTGTGAGCATCAGGCTGACCCAGATGAGACTCTGCCACCTGCGCAACGCTGTGAAGACAGTCTGTCAAGACAGATGGTGCTCCAGATAGAACCAGACCACAGCCTAGAAAGCTTCAAGCGCTCCTTCTACCTGCCAGTGGGTCCCAGACTAATGCCAAATGCAGATGATTACGATGGAATAAGTGAGggagaatcagaatcagaaagtGAAGATGACTTGAGTGAGAATTCAGACTCACCCTGGCTACTCAGCAACTTGGTCAACAGAATGATCTCTGAGGGCTCATACCCAATTAGCTGTCCTGAGGAGTGCTTAAAGAGGAAGGCATCTGTGTCAGACACAATCTCCCCATCATCAGACATTGGTGAAGGAGATGGATTCAATGATGACGACCAAGAGAAGAAAGCAGAGCTGCTGgaatcagaggaagaagagggtgGTGATGGGTACAGAATGGAAAGGATGGACTCTGGAGAAAGAGGGAGTGTGAAGTCTTCAAAGGAAGAAGCAAATATAAGTCCTTGTCTCTATATGAACAACTCTACAGGTGACAATTTAGCCCCTCTCATTTTAGAACGGTTTGTAAACAATGAGAGTGGAACTACGGATTTCAGCTCTGTGTATACCACTAAAGAGTCTGAGAAGAACTTTACAGACAAACTATCAAAGAACGTCAGGAGACAAGAGGATGATGTAGAGCCCAATAATGATTTAACGATGCTGGAGGGGGGAAAGGATCTGGACTCACCAAGCCTCAGTGAGAGTGTGGTCAGTGACAAGGATGAGGGACGAGAGACGGAGCCCAACAAGCCATCAAACCGCTCCTCAGCTTCTCTTGAGCGTATCACTGAGGTCAAACATAGCCTGACACTGGACATCCCTACTACCCAGACCAACCGCTGCTTTAGCCTCACCTACTCTACAGAcaatgatgaggaggaggaggaggaggagggggattCTTATCCATTCCTTGACGGCTTGGCAAAGCAGTCCTACAGAGATAGTGATTTGGGACTTGACAGTTCACCGCCAGTTGATTCCAGCGTGCAAGACCATCGTTTATCTGACCATGACCTCCCACTGTGTGAAAAGGATCTGGCTCTGAGGGAGCCAAATGAAGATGATGGACTGGCCTATGACTCCATGAAGTACACACTTGTGGTTGATGAAAATACCAAGCTGGAGCTAGTCAGCCTCAGAAGGTATGCTTTGGCAAGACATAATGAGcagagaaaatgacatttaattacAATTATCTTGCAAGCACCTACATGATAACATTGCAACTCTGTAACTGTATCTATCAAGATAATATTACAGAACATGAATGGCTGAAAAGTGTCTTTCAAAGTGAAGCGAACTCCTTTGTTCACTATTGGTTAGAGATGTAACTATATCGAGATCATTAATGATTATATTGTGGTAACAAGTCCACAGTATGATATCTATTGCAATATTGTGATAGCAATGTGGCTCAGTGCTGTAAATGCTTAGGCTCTGTGTAATCttagcttttttctttttgtagagAGCTGGTAAAAGTGTTAAAAGCATTGCATGACTTATGCTATTTGTGTGCCTGGATCATTTGTGTTAATCACAATCAGTGGCCACTACCGGCTAATACTAGAGCTAACCAACAGCCAACTACAAGCCACAGAACCTTTCTAGGTAGTCCAACTTTGACACTGGATCTCTACAAAGCCCACCCTCTTCCTTGCTTAGTCTTGCACATACTGCAACAATCCATCATATTTAAAAGACTAGAGTGGATGATGTATCAGCATAAGACCATGATGATGGTCTTTGCAATTCTTACTTCCCTTTGTTCTGCTCCACTGTGGCAGGAGGACCTTCTGTTTGATACTGTTACAGTTTGGTCACTGCAATATTGTGAAATTAACGCCACCGTTACATTACTATTATCAAATTTAGTCACTGTCTGCAATTGATGATTGTTGTCCTCACAGGTGCACCTCTGTTCTGAGCGATGACAGTGAGCTGTCCACGCTATGTGACGAGGAGCCTTTGGGAACAACTGAGGTGGGCTACGGTCGAGATGATGAGAAGGGGAGAGCAGAGCTTCTCAGTTCTTCTGAGGACTCCTCCCCCGAAGCTGACCTCCCATTCTCCAAGAAGTTTCTGAATGTGTTCGTCAACAGCACTTCCCGTTCTTCCAGTAAGTCACACACAAGGCAATGCATGCAAATGATCGAAAGGATCGATACCACTCATTACTCGGTTCATATGAAGCTACAGCTATAGCTTT
Coding sequences within:
- the mapk8ip2 gene encoding C-Jun-amino-terminal kinase-interacting protein 2 isoform X2; protein product: MADRAEMFSLSTFHSLSPPGCRPAHDISLEEFDDEDLSEITDDCGIGLNYDSDPYEKDSLILEKSDMHHPVCSFQDDFQEFEMIDDEDEDDEEDDDDDDEVDPDAPPSPFVSPPLSPTLGTLKSRPTTLNLTTAVSQDSLNNNSSLSPKKGSWQDSLRNPTSQGRLSPTHSCLEDGSHVTGQCPASPVSQAPVSQSKGSFGQFKSHSISGDVTEPKPDPSIQTTRVPSIDEHSQCSDTEVDHDLNNDHIHKHSNRCATDTYTITSESGLEPENDLDPDGTSHCLSSTAPIGANDGADTPLSDEELDKDFEVEYMCKETYDMVCKENRSSYVEFPPIEPSEPPSFSSYVSSSHSEAFDHSTSSDARGNSNMDAAANNSTSPSSDPGIADMNQQGYMTSDQDKDLSSPGSDSDLEGELEAAFACGGPVVSNMISSISETELDLTSDDSSSGRSSHLTNSIEEASSPTSDQELDPDTELEQDSGIVGLKASLLLGQPDPIKEGSRLPSPSPLPSPTIATPSPVDSPILPPESYDDGQALMGLHNVDDELSCEHQADPDETLPPAQRCEDSLSRQMVLQIEPDHSLESFKRSFYLPVGPRLMPNADDYDGISEGESESESEDDLSENSDSPWLLSNLVNRMISEGSYPISCPEECLKRKASVSDTISPSSDIGEGDGFNDDDQEKKAELLESEEEEGGDGYRMERMDSGERGSVKSSKEEANISPCLYMNNSTGDNLAPLILERFVNNESGTTDFSSVYTTKESEKNFTDKLSKNVRRQEDDVEPNNDLTMLEGGKDLDSPSLSESVVSDKDEGRETEPNKPSNRSSASLERITEVKHSLTLDIPTTQTNRCFSLTYSTDNDEEEEEEEGDSYPFLDGLAKQSYRDSDLGLDSSPPVDSSVQDHRLSDHDLPLCEKDLALREPNEDDGLAYDSMKYTLVVDENTKLELVSLRRCTSVLSDDSELSTLCDEEPLGTTEVGYGRDDEKGRAELLSSSEDSSPEADLPFSKKFLNVFVNSTSRSSSTESFGLFSCTIDGEERDQTHRAVYRFIPRHADELELDVDDPLYVEEEEDDYWYRGYNMRTGERGIFPAFYAHEVMGQSKEVLGMKRNPAWIETFSVQFLGSVEVPYHQGNGILCAAMQKIAISRKRTVHVRPPSLCELEISLQGVKLIMSLEDEYDSLDEVWINEYDRCSHFFQMKNISFCGCHPKNNCYFGFITKHPMLNRFACHVFVSQESMRPVAECVGRAFQEYYQEHLEYACPTEDIYLE
- the mapk8ip2 gene encoding C-Jun-amino-terminal kinase-interacting protein 2 isoform X1, with protein sequence MADRAEMFSLSTFHSLSPPGCRPAHDISLEEFDDEDLSEITDDCGIGLNYDSDPYEKDSLILEKSDMHHPVCSFQDDFQEFEMIDDEDEDDEEDDDDDDEVDPDAPPSPFVSPPLSPTLGTLKSRPTTLNLTTAVSQDSLNNNSSLSPKKGSWQDSLRNPTSQGRLSPTHSCLEDGSHVTGQCPASPVSQAPVSQSKGTPPKQTGEGRNPQSPHRPLLCDMEGNRRERPEYGSFGQFKSHSISGDVTEPKPDPSIQTTRVPSIDEHSQCSDTEVDHDLNNDHIHKHSNRCATDTYTITSESGLEPENDLDPDGTSHCLSSTAPIGANDGADTPLSDEELDKDFEVEYMCKETYDMVCKENRSSYVEFPPIEPSEPPSFSSYVSSSHSEAFDHSTSSDARGNSNMDAAANNSTSPSSDPGIADMNQQGYMTSDQDKDLSSPGSDSDLEGELEAAFACGGPVVSNMISSISETELDLTSDDSSSGRSSHLTNSIEEASSPTSDQELDPDTELEQDSGIVGLKASLLLGQPDPIKEGSRLPSPSPLPSPTIATPSPVDSPILPPESYDDGQALMGLHNVDDELSCEHQADPDETLPPAQRCEDSLSRQMVLQIEPDHSLESFKRSFYLPVGPRLMPNADDYDGISEGESESESEDDLSENSDSPWLLSNLVNRMISEGSYPISCPEECLKRKASVSDTISPSSDIGEGDGFNDDDQEKKAELLESEEEEGGDGYRMERMDSGERGSVKSSKEEANISPCLYMNNSTGDNLAPLILERFVNNESGTTDFSSVYTTKESEKNFTDKLSKNVRRQEDDVEPNNDLTMLEGGKDLDSPSLSESVVSDKDEGRETEPNKPSNRSSASLERITEVKHSLTLDIPTTQTNRCFSLTYSTDNDEEEEEEEGDSYPFLDGLAKQSYRDSDLGLDSSPPVDSSVQDHRLSDHDLPLCEKDLALREPNEDDGLAYDSMKYTLVVDENTKLELVSLRRCTSVLSDDSELSTLCDEEPLGTTEVGYGRDDEKGRAELLSSSEDSSPEADLPFSKKFLNVFVNSTSRSSSTESFGLFSCTIDGEERDQTHRAVYRFIPRHADELELDVDDPLYVEEEEDDYWYRGYNMRTGERGIFPAFYAHEVMGQSKEVLGMKRNPAWIETFSVQFLGSVEVPYHQGNGILCAAMQKIAISRKRTVHVRPPSLCELEISLQGVKLIMSLEDEYDSLDEVWINEYDRCSHFFQMKNISFCGCHPKNNCYFGFITKHPMLNRFACHVFVSQESMRPVAECVGRAFQEYYQEHLEYACPTEDIYLE